In a single window of the Natronosalvus caseinilyticus genome:
- the metX gene encoding homoserine O-acetyltransferase MetX encodes MTTRDTVDLGEFSFECGESIPSLEVAYETYGEFDGSNAVLVCHALTGSAHVARRPDAGDETAGQARAWWGDVVGPGKAIDTTEYYVVCANVPGSCYGTTGPSSENPDTGRPYGTDFPPVTVGDWTRAQRQLLDELGVGRLRAVVGGSVGGMNVLDWLRRYPDDVECAGAVATAPRLDPQCLALDAVARRAITSDPDWNGGHYYAVEDDGTEAGDGSLEAGPANGLARARQIGHIMYLSKASMDRKFGRRAAGREATRDGPTDPAGAFFPYREVESYLDYQAERFVDRFDANSYLYLTRAMDDFDLAAGYESDADALAAFEGDLLLLSFTGDWHFTVEQAEALTETCREEEIDVAHHVVDSDHGHDAFLVEPEKVGPPLSGLLEAGLQGRAITDTVERPASSPFAPVHTSLFSR; translated from the coding sequence ATGACCACCAGGGACACGGTCGACCTCGGCGAGTTCTCTTTCGAGTGCGGGGAATCCATCCCGTCGCTCGAGGTCGCCTACGAGACCTACGGTGAGTTCGACGGCTCGAACGCGGTCCTAGTCTGTCACGCGCTCACGGGAAGCGCCCACGTCGCCCGTCGACCCGACGCCGGCGACGAGACCGCCGGACAGGCTCGAGCCTGGTGGGGAGACGTCGTCGGCCCCGGAAAGGCGATCGACACGACGGAGTACTACGTCGTCTGTGCGAACGTTCCGGGCTCGTGTTACGGCACGACGGGGCCCTCGAGCGAGAACCCCGATACCGGACGGCCGTACGGGACGGACTTTCCCCCCGTGACGGTCGGCGACTGGACCCGCGCCCAGCGGCAACTGCTCGACGAACTCGGCGTCGGTCGCCTGCGGGCGGTCGTCGGCGGCTCCGTCGGCGGGATGAACGTCCTCGACTGGCTCCGGCGCTACCCCGACGACGTCGAGTGCGCTGGCGCCGTCGCGACCGCCCCTCGGCTCGATCCGCAGTGTCTGGCCCTCGACGCGGTCGCTCGACGGGCGATCACGAGCGACCCGGACTGGAACGGCGGGCACTACTACGCGGTCGAGGACGACGGGACCGAGGCTGGCGACGGCTCGCTCGAGGCCGGCCCGGCGAACGGACTGGCTCGAGCCCGCCAGATCGGCCACATCATGTACCTCTCGAAGGCCTCCATGGACCGGAAGTTCGGTCGTCGAGCGGCCGGCCGCGAGGCGACTCGAGACGGGCCGACGGACCCGGCCGGTGCGTTCTTCCCGTATCGCGAGGTCGAATCCTACCTCGACTACCAGGCCGAGCGCTTCGTCGACCGGTTCGACGCGAACAGCTACCTCTACCTCACCCGGGCGATGGACGACTTCGACCTCGCCGCCGGCTACGAGTCCGACGCCGACGCGCTGGCCGCCTTCGAGGGCGACCTGTTGCTCCTCTCGTTTACCGGCGACTGGCACTTCACCGTCGAACAGGCCGAAGCCCTCACCGAGACCTGTCGCGAGGAGGAGATCGACGTTGCCCACCACGTCGTCGACTCCGACCACGGCCACGACGCGTTCCTCGTCGAACCCGAGAAGGTCGGCCCACCGCTGTCGGGACTGCTCGAGGCCGGCCTCCAGGGGCGAGCGATTACGGACACCGTCGAACGGCCGGCCTCGAGTCCGTTCGCGCCCGTTCACACGAGCCTCTTTTCGCGCTGA
- a CDS encoding MFS transporter yields MHSNDRDRIVLATVVFAVLFSQLLLYPGIADLVEALGAGETTSPLTSTTLDASMWFLVAEFAAYVVFVGAWGLASDATGKRTPFIVASALAGSVGYAALALIGAFASLSFGGVLVLRAFQGAMTVGALSLTMTMLMDLEGGHGRNMGAAGIAIGLGAAMGAPVGGQLTAVDPLAPLTAAAVLLGLVGLLVTLATDRAPSTRRRASAILEGVRRRPTLSIPYAFGFIDRLTAGFFALVGTLYFQATFEVDAATTGLLLACFFAPFALLQYPMGALSDRIGRTIPIVVGSLCYGVGILAVGAAPSVTLAAAMMVVVGILGALISPATMALVTDLAADGERGLAMAGFNLAGSLGFLGGFLIGGTVASQYGYELAFLVVGGLEIAIAVVAAPAFVRLSLGRESLSLDGRDV; encoded by the coding sequence GTGCACTCGAACGACCGGGATCGGATCGTCCTCGCGACGGTCGTCTTCGCCGTGCTCTTCTCTCAGCTCCTGCTCTACCCGGGGATCGCGGACCTCGTCGAGGCGCTCGGCGCAGGGGAAACCACCTCGCCGCTGACGTCAACCACCCTCGACGCCAGCATGTGGTTCCTGGTCGCGGAGTTCGCTGCTTACGTCGTCTTCGTCGGAGCCTGGGGACTCGCCAGCGACGCGACCGGCAAGCGGACGCCGTTCATCGTCGCGAGTGCCCTCGCCGGGAGCGTCGGCTACGCCGCTCTCGCGCTCATCGGCGCGTTCGCCTCGCTCTCCTTCGGGGGCGTGCTCGTCCTGCGCGCGTTCCAGGGGGCGATGACCGTCGGCGCGCTCTCGCTCACCATGACGATGCTCATGGACCTCGAAGGCGGCCACGGGCGAAACATGGGCGCGGCCGGGATCGCCATCGGTCTCGGCGCCGCGATGGGCGCGCCAGTCGGCGGCCAGCTCACGGCGGTCGACCCTCTCGCCCCGCTCACGGCCGCGGCCGTCCTGCTCGGCCTGGTCGGCCTCCTCGTGACTCTCGCGACCGACCGCGCACCCAGCACGCGCCGACGAGCGAGTGCGATCCTCGAGGGCGTCCGACGACGGCCGACGCTGTCGATCCCCTACGCGTTCGGCTTCATCGACCGGCTGACGGCGGGCTTTTTCGCCCTCGTCGGGACGCTGTACTTCCAGGCGACGTTCGAGGTGGACGCGGCCACGACCGGACTCCTGCTCGCGTGCTTTTTCGCCCCGTTCGCCCTCCTGCAGTACCCCATGGGCGCGCTCTCGGATCGGATCGGCCGGACCATCCCCATCGTCGTCGGGTCGCTCTGTTACGGCGTCGGCATTCTCGCGGTTGGCGCCGCCCCCTCGGTAACTCTCGCCGCTGCAATGATGGTCGTCGTCGGCATCCTGGGAGCACTCATCTCGCCGGCCACGATGGCCCTCGTCACCGACCTCGCGGCCGACGGCGAGCGCGGACTGGCGATGGCCGGGTTCAACCTGGCCGGCAGCCTCGGCTTTCTCGGCGGGTTCCTCATCGGGGGCACGGTCGCCAGCCAGTACGGCTACGAACTGGCGTTCCTCGTCGTCGGCGGCCTCGAGATCGCGATCGCCGTCGTCGCCGCACCCGCGTTCGTACGCCTCTCGCTCGGACGGGAGTCGCTGTCGCTCGACGGTCGAGACGTCTAG
- a CDS encoding O-acetylhomoserine aminocarboxypropyltransferase/cysteine synthase family protein produces MSNDESDGPSRPGLATRSVHAGYDGDPATGAAAVPIYQTTSYTFDDADTAADLYALEREDHIYSRISNPTVEVLEERLASLEGASGAVASASGMAALDSIVLVLAASGDNVVCSTDTYGGTTAYFAKTAARRGIDTRFVPTLEADAYTEAIDEDTAFVHVETVGNPSLVTPDFERLAELAHENGVPLVVDNTFASPALCRPLEHGADVVWESTTKWIHGSGTTVGGIVADGGSFDWGAHGYEEVAGPNDAYHDVDFSRDFADAPLAAAVRYRSTRSLGNQQSPVDAWETLQGLETLPLRIEKHCENAAIVADYLADHDDVAWVTYPGLENHPTHDNAATYLADYGSMIAFGLEGGAASDSDDARGGYEAGKRFCESVEVAQFLANIGDAKTLVIHPASTTHGQLTPEEQADAGVTPDLVRLSVGIEDPEDILADLEQAIETATTPAGGE; encoded by the coding sequence ATGAGCAACGACGAGAGCGACGGCCCCTCGAGGCCCGGGTTGGCCACCCGGAGCGTCCACGCTGGCTACGACGGCGATCCGGCCACTGGTGCGGCCGCGGTACCAATCTACCAGACGACCTCCTACACCTTCGACGACGCGGATACCGCCGCCGACCTGTACGCCCTCGAGCGGGAGGATCACATCTACTCGCGGATCAGCAACCCCACGGTCGAGGTTCTCGAGGAGCGCCTCGCCTCGCTCGAGGGCGCGAGTGGCGCCGTCGCCAGCGCGAGCGGGATGGCCGCGCTGGACTCCATCGTCCTGGTGCTCGCCGCATCCGGCGACAACGTCGTCTGCTCGACGGACACCTACGGGGGGACGACCGCGTACTTCGCGAAGACGGCCGCTCGGCGCGGGATCGACACCCGGTTCGTCCCGACGCTCGAGGCGGACGCCTACACCGAGGCCATCGACGAGGACACGGCCTTCGTTCACGTCGAGACGGTCGGCAACCCCTCGCTCGTCACCCCGGACTTCGAACGACTAGCTGAGCTCGCCCACGAGAATGGCGTTCCGCTGGTCGTCGACAACACGTTCGCCTCGCCCGCGCTGTGTCGGCCGCTCGAGCACGGCGCCGACGTCGTCTGGGAGTCGACGACGAAGTGGATCCACGGCTCCGGGACGACGGTCGGGGGCATCGTCGCCGACGGCGGATCGTTCGACTGGGGGGCCCACGGCTACGAGGAGGTCGCCGGCCCGAACGACGCCTACCACGACGTCGACTTCTCGCGGGACTTCGCGGACGCACCGCTGGCCGCTGCCGTCCGCTACCGGTCGACGCGCAGCCTCGGCAACCAGCAGTCGCCCGTCGACGCCTGGGAGACCCTCCAGGGGCTCGAGACGCTTCCCCTCCGGATCGAGAAACACTGCGAGAACGCGGCCATCGTCGCCGACTACCTCGCCGACCACGACGACGTGGCCTGGGTCACCTACCCGGGGCTCGAGAACCACCCCACCCACGACAACGCCGCGACCTATCTCGCGGACTACGGGAGCATGATCGCGTTCGGCCTCGAGGGTGGTGCGGCGTCGGATTCGGACGACGCGCGCGGCGGCTACGAGGCCGGCAAGCGGTTCTGCGAGTCCGTCGAGGTCGCCCAGTTCCTCGCGAACATCGGCGACGCGAAGACGCTCGTCATCCACCCGGCGAGCACCACCCACGGGCAGCTCACGCCCGAAGAGCAGGCCGACGCCGGCGTCACGCCAGACCTCGTTCGACTGTCGGTCGGCATCGAAGATCCCGAGGACATCCTGGCCGACCTCGAGCAGGCGATCGAGACGGCGACGACACCGGCGGGAGGCGAGTGA
- the serB gene encoding phosphoserine phosphatase SerB, producing the protein MRETIVAFDFDGTLSDSEMTVLLGDRLGVADEMTEITERAMNDEIGYAESLRSRAALLEGLERDEVEAAYASVVLREGAAGLIRDLNEAGITTAILTGGFQRGVEAALERDGTRVDHVVSNRLPLDADGEALTGDVKGPLIEGTKDDALANLAETVDVPLKSTVAVGDGANDLPMLRVAGLAIGFDPKPAVEPHCDVVVTSMDGVRSELRKADILE; encoded by the coding sequence ATGCGCGAAACGATCGTTGCGTTCGACTTCGACGGCACCCTCTCCGACTCGGAGATGACCGTCCTGCTGGGGGATCGACTCGGCGTCGCCGACGAAATGACCGAGATTACCGAGCGAGCGATGAACGACGAGATCGGCTACGCCGAGAGCCTGCGCTCGCGGGCGGCCCTGCTCGAGGGACTCGAGCGCGACGAGGTCGAGGCCGCGTACGCGAGCGTGGTCCTCCGCGAGGGGGCGGCGGGTCTGATACGGGACCTGAACGAAGCCGGGATCACGACGGCGATTCTCACTGGCGGCTTCCAGCGCGGCGTCGAAGCGGCCCTCGAGCGTGACGGTACGAGGGTCGATCACGTCGTGTCGAATCGCCTGCCGCTCGACGCTGACGGCGAGGCGCTGACCGGCGACGTCAAGGGCCCGCTGATCGAGGGGACGAAAGACGACGCACTGGCGAACCTCGCCGAAACCGTCGACGTCCCGCTCAAGTCGACGGTCGCCGTCGGTGACGGGGCGAACGACCTGCCGATGCTTCGGGTGGCCGGCCTCGCTATCGGCTTCGATCCGAAGCCAGCCGTCGAGCCCCACTGCGACGTCGTCGTGACGTCTATGGACGGCGTTCGCTCGGAACTCCGTAAGGCAGACATACTCGAGTGA